In Ctenopharyngodon idella isolate HZGC_01 chromosome 2, HZGC01, whole genome shotgun sequence, the following are encoded in one genomic region:
- the wnt3a gene encoding protein Wnt-3a: MIYLGYFLFLFCGLTRVMASYPIWWSLAVGHQYTSLGTQPILCSSIPGLVPKQLRFCRNYVEIMPSMAEGVKIGIQECQHQFRGRRWNCTTINDNLAIFGPVLDKATRESAFVHAIASAGVAFAVTRACSEGSATICGCDTRRKGPPGEGWKWGGCSEDVEFGSMVSREFADARENRPDARSAMNRHNNEAGRVSITDHMYLKCKCHGLSGSCEVKTCWWSQPDFRVIGDYMKDKYDSASEMVVEKHRESRGWVETLRPKYTFFKPPTETDLVYYESSPNFCEPNPETGSFGTRDRMCNMTSHGIDGCDLLCCGRGHNTRTEKRKEKCHCIFHWCCYVSCQECTRVYDVHTCK; the protein is encoded by the exons GTCTTTGGCGGTGGGACACCAGTACACTTCTCTGGGTACCCAGCCCATCCTGTGCAGCTCAATTCCTGGTCTGGTGCCCAAACAGCTCCGCTTCTGCCGCAACTATGTGGAAATCATGCCTAGTATGGCAGAAGGGGTGAAAATTGGCATCCAAGAGTGTCAGCATCAGTTCCGTGGCCGCAGATGGAATTGCACTACTATCAATGATAACCTGGCCATCTTCGGACCAGTGCTGGATAAAG CCACCAGAGAATCAGCATTTGTCCATGCAATTGCCTCAGCGGGGGTAGCATTTGCTGTGACACGGGCTTGCTCCGAGGGCTCTGCCACCATCTGCGGCTGTGACACACGGAGGAAAGGACCGCCAGGCGAGGGCTGGAAGTGGGGTGGCTGCAGTGAGGATGTGGAGTTCGGCAGCATGGTATCACGAGAGTTTGCTGATGCTCGTGAGAATCGGCCAGACGCTCGCTCTGCTATGAATCGTCACAACAACGAAGCTGGACGTGTG TCAATCACTGACCACATGTATCTAAAATGCAAATGTCATGGACTTTCGGGCAGCTGTGAGGTGAAAACTTGCTGGTGGTCGCAGCCTGACTTTCGGGTGATAGGCGACTACATGAAGGATAAGTATGACAGCGCATCAGAAATGGTGGTGGAGAAACACCGGGAATCACGAGGCTGGGTCGAGACCTTACGGCCAAAATACACCTTCTTCAAGCCCCCTACTGAAACTGACCTTGTCTACTATGAAAGCTCACCTAACTTCTGTGAACCCAACCCAGAAACTGGTTCCTTTGGCACCCGTGACCGTATGTGTAACATGACATCACACGGTATCGATGGCTGTGACTTGCTTTGTTGTGGCCGAGGCCACAATACTCGAACTGAGAAACGCAAGGAGAAATGTCACTGCATTTTCCACTGGTGCTGCTACGTAAGTTGCCAGGAGTGTACACGAGTTTATGATGTCCACACCTGCAAGTGA